In Sesamum indicum cultivar Zhongzhi No. 13 linkage group LG1, S_indicum_v1.0, whole genome shotgun sequence, the sequence CGGCGGAGGTTTTCAATCAAATCATTAAGCTCCTTGCGCGCTGACTCTCTGCCAAACATGAATCCATACCAGAAGGAGACAGCGGAGAAGACACCTGCAGTGGCCACCGTCTGAATGAGAGTG encodes:
- the LOC105155981 gene encoding uncharacterized protein LOC105155981: MQKGFTLIQTVATAGVFSAVSFWYGFMFGRESARKELNDLIENLRRSSSDATSTAPPPPEQS